In Deinococcus aquiradiocola, the sequence GGGGGCCGCGTGGTCGGCATCGTCGGCAACAACCCCAAGGCGCTCGCGGGCGTCCTGAACATCGACGCGTCCGACAAGGCCGCGCGCTTCATCCGGACGTGCGACTGCTACAACATCCCGATCCTGACGCTGGTGGACGTGACGGGCTTCCTGCCGGGCGTCGCGCAGGAGCACGCGGGCATCATCCGGCACGGCGCGAAGATGCTGTACGCGTACGCCGAGGCGACCGTCCCCAAGATCACGCTCATCACCCGCAAGAGTTACGGCGGCGCGTACCTCGCCATGAACAGCCGCGACATGGGCGCGGACGTGGTATACGCGTGGCCGACCGCCGCCGTCGCCGTGATGGGCGCGGAGGGCGCCGCGAACATCGTGTACCGGCGCGACATCCAGAACAGCGGCAACCCCGACGCGACGCGCGCCGAGAAGATCCGCGAGTACAAGGAAGCCTTCGACAACCCTTACGTCGCTGCGGGCAAGGGCTACATCGACGACGTGATCCCGATGGAGGACACGCGCCGCCGCCTGATCGCGACCTTCGACATGCTGGAACACAAGCAGGAGCAGCGCCCGTACCGCAAGCACGGCAACGAACCGCTCTGAGGGCAGCCCAGCGCCACTGAACGGTGCGGAGCGGCGCGCCGGGGCGTTCATGTGCCGCATACGTCGGGGTGGGATGATGGCCATGACGCACTGCCCGGCGAGGGACGGTCCCGCCCGTGCAGGCCGTCCCCCCGAGCCATGAAGACGCCCGAAGCCCTGCCGGACCCGCTCCTCCCCTTCCCGCAGGTGGGGCTGGAGGAGGCGGTGCTGGCGGCCGCGACCCTGCACGCGGCCAGGGCGGGACGCACCTTCAGGTCGGCGGACCTGCGGGCCCTGCTGGGCCGGGACCGGGTCGGGGCGCACCTGCGGCGGCTCACGGTGGCCCTGCGGCTGTACGGGCTGCTGGAACGGCGCGGCGGGGACCGCGTGGCCCTGAGCGGGGCAGCGGTGGGGCTGCTCAGCAGCGTGGACGGCGCGGAGTTCCGGGCGCGGCTGCACGGGGCGGCGCGCACGCCGGAGGTGTTCGCGTTCGTGGCGGACCGCTTCGGGACGGTCCCGGCAGCGGACGGTCTGGAGGGGGCGCTGCGGGACGTGATGCCGGACCTGAGGTCGCGGCGGGTGCTGGCGGAGGTGCTGCTCGCCAACGGCCGCCTGCTGGACGAGGAGCGCCGTGAAGGCACGATGCACGCGCGGGTACAGGCACTGCTGGAGAGGCCGGACGGGCCACGCGGGCGGCGGGCGTGGGTGGACGCGCGCCGCTGGCTGAACTCGCTGCCGGGACGCACCGCGACCCTGACGCTGGCGGCGGTGGCGTTTGCGGTGGCCCTGCTGACCGGGGCGATGCTGGGCGGGCCGGGGGGAGGGCTGGAGGCGCGGCAGGTGCCGCCGCCCGTGCCGACCGTGACGGTGGCGGGGCCGACCGTGACGGTGGCCGCGCCGCCGCTCACGCTGGCGGAACAGGTGCGCCGCGCGTTCCTGCTGGCGGACCGCGCCGCCGCGCAGGCGCGTGCCCCGGCCGGAACGGCGACCACGGAGACGCCCGCCGCCGCCCCGGCCGGGCGCGCGGCGACGGGCGGCCCGACCGCCATCGCCAGCAATACGGCGACGCGTGAGCCGGAGCGGCCCGCGCCGGAGCGCCCGGACGTGCAGGTGATCGCCCAGCCCCCCACGGCACCCCAGCCCACCCCACCGCAGCCCACGGCCACACCACCCTCCCAGGCCCCAGGGATCACCGCGACCACCACAGCACAGGCGCAGGTCACGACCGATTCCGGCAGCACGAACCCCAGCAGCGCGGCCCTCCCGGTCTCCCCCGGCCCGCTCGACCGTGGACGCGACCTGACGCGCCTGCTGTTCACGCAGCGCCTCGCCGCGCTCTGGCGGACCTTCGCGCCCGGCGTGAGGGAGGAGTGGGGCAGCCTCGCCGCGTTCCGCGAGTACCGGCAGGGCGGCCTCGCCACCTTCGGGGCCGAGGTGAGCGTGCTGGCCGAGGACGTGCGGCGCAGCGGGAACGTCACGTACTACACGCGCACCGCGACCTTCGAGCGCGGCCCGCGCGGCCCGTGGACCCTGATCTTCGGGCTGGACGACGCCGGGCAGGTCGTGGAATTCAACATCGTCGCGGCGGACGTGCTGCCCTCCCCGCTCGCCCGCCGCTGACGCGCCCCAGGTGACGGTTCGATGAACGCCACGGCCCCGCAGCCGCCCGTGAACTTTGCGACAATCGGCGCATGCTGCGCCCCCTTTCCGCCCGCCCCCTGTCCCTCTCCGTCCTGGCCGCACTGTCGCTGACCGGCACGGCCAGCGTCGGTGCCAGCGGCGGTCCTGCCGCCATGACGCCCGACCAGAGCCGACAGGTGATCGCGCAGTCCGACTACCGCTGCCGGGGCGGCATCCGCGTGCACGTCACGCAGATGCCGGGCACCGCCCGCGTGGACTTCGCGGGCCGCTCCCAGACGCTCGACCTGACGCCCGGCGCGAACGGCGTCTCGTACAGCAACGACCGCTTCACGTGGTTCAGCCGGGGCCGCACGTCGTACATGCGGGACGCGCGGAGCGGAACCCTGGCCCTGACGGACTGCGTCGCCACCGGCCAGTGACGCCCAGGCGCGCGGCACCGTTCCGCAGGCACGGTCCGCACGCCGGTCCCGCCCTACACTGACCGCATGACCGACACCACCTACCGGAAACCGTCCGACGCGGAACTCCGCGAGCGCCTCACGCCCGCCCAGTACCAGGTGACGCAGCACGAGGGCACCGAGCGCGCCTTCACCGGCGAGTACTGGAACACCACCGACGACGGCATCTACGTGGACGTGGTGAGCGGCGAAGCGCTCTTCTCCAGCACCGACAAGTACGACGCGGGCTGCGGCTGGCCCAGCTTCACGCGCCCCATCCGCCGCGCGTCCCTGACCGAGAACACCGACCACAAGATCGGGTACGCGCGCACCGAGGTCCGCTCCCCGCTCGCGGACTCGCACCTGGGGCACGTGTTCCCCGACGGTCCCCAGGCGGAGGGCGGCCTGCGGTACTGCATCAACTCTGCTGCGCTGCGTTTCGTGCCGCTGGCCCGCATGGCGGACGAGGGGTACGGCGAGTATCTCGACCTCTTCCCCGCCCGCTGAACCCGGACGCGGGCGGGCCGGGAGCACGCCTCGCCGACCCGCCCGCCACACGTGAACGCCCCCGCCTGGAGTCTCCGGGTGGGGGCGCGGCTGTCCTGCGGCGGCTGCGGTTCGGTGCTCGCTCCGCTCGGCTGAACGCCAGGAGTTCAGTTCAGGCTGGTTTACCTGGCGTTCAGGTGGTACAGCTCGATGCCGATAGCGGTGCGGGCCGGGAAGCCCTTCCAGTAGGTGTCGTCGGCCTTGGGGGTCCCGTCGGGGTTGCGGCTGTACCTGCCGTCCTGCGCGATGGGCGTGGGGACGTTCAGGTACGCGGCGGCGGCCATGTCGCCCTTGAGGCGGTAGTTCAGGAAGGCGGTCACGAAGTGCTCGTTGAGGTTGTTGAGGCGCGCGGAGTCCCAGGCGGGTTCGGCGTAGTGGCCGTACTCGTCGGGCAGGCCGAGGCTGGCGGCGGGCGCGGGGTTGGGGGCGGAGTTGTGGCGGGCGTTCTGGTACACGACCATGTAGCGGTCGGAGTTGACGGCGTTCTCGAAGAGGGATTTCACGCCGCCCACGTAGCCGGCCACGTCGTCGTGATCGCCGACGAGGAACAGGGTGGGGACCCTGATGCCGCTGAGGCCCGAGGCGTCCCAGAAGCCGAACTGCGCGGCGTTGTTCACGCCGATGGCTTTCACGGCGTAGTCGCCGCCCCAGGGGGCGAAGGCGACGACGGCCTTGAGGCGCGGGTCGACGGTGAAAGCGCCTGCCTGCCGTGCCGCGAGGGCGCCGCCGGGCACGAAGAATCCGACCTGCTGCGCGTACGCGGCGCCCGCGAAGTTCAGGGCGCCGTAGCCGCCCATGCTGTAGCCGAGGAGGGCGGTGTTGCCCGCGTCCAC encodes:
- a CDS encoding MliC family protein — protein: MLRPLSARPLSLSVLAALSLTGTASVGASGGPAAMTPDQSRQVIAQSDYRCRGGIRVHVTQMPGTARVDFAGRSQTLDLTPGANGVSYSNDRFTWFSRGRTSYMRDARSGTLALTDCVATGQ
- the msrB gene encoding peptide-methionine (R)-S-oxide reductase MsrB; the encoded protein is MTDTTYRKPSDAELRERLTPAQYQVTQHEGTERAFTGEYWNTTDDGIYVDVVSGEALFSSTDKYDAGCGWPSFTRPIRRASLTENTDHKIGYARTEVRSPLADSHLGHVFPDGPQAEGGLRYCINSAALRFVPLARMADEGYGEYLDLFPAR
- a CDS encoding alpha/beta hydrolase family protein; this encodes MTLTPRLSPLRAALLALSALLTAGNGVTLAQMAPAQTPPAPLAAPGDARPDAPQLSARGPHAVGVRTISLTRKDVPDIARAAATTPAPNPLPRYDRPLTVEIWYPATLAAGQVQSTTYTDALGSGPGDAKRPVVPFTFPGRATRDAAPDTKGGRYPLVIFSHGYPGSRYLMSYLAENLASKGYVVASIDHTDSTHADKAAFASTLLNRAQDDQAVLDSVAALSTTGSSFLNNLVDAGNTALLGYSMGGYGALNFAGAAYAQQVGFFVPGGALAARQAGAFTVDPRLKAVVAFAPWGGDYAVKAIGVNNAAQFGFWDASGLSGIRVPTLFLVGDHDDVAGYVGGVKSLFENAVNSDRYMVVYQNARHNSAPNPAPAASLGLPDEYGHYAEPAWDSARLNNLNEHFVTAFLNYRLKGDMAAAAYLNVPTPIAQDGRYSRNPDGTPKADDTYWKGFPARTAIGIELYHLNAR